A genomic stretch from Mycobacterium malmoense includes:
- a CDS encoding RNA 2'-phosphotransferase → MADELKVDPVALHLGSNDMFNAIGEAAMDFLSHEDGLAAAAPGWIGSSELALGELVARWQVRHDQHKVQVDGLGSRVAEAMFCYVMNEDESARAFRLVRG, encoded by the coding sequence GTGGCCGATGAGTTGAAGGTCGATCCCGTTGCACTGCACCTCGGCAGCAACGACATGTTCAACGCGATCGGTGAAGCCGCTATGGATTTCCTCAGCCATGAGGACGGGCTGGCCGCGGCCGCGCCGGGCTGGATCGGGTCCTCGGAGCTGGCGTTGGGTGAGCTGGTGGCGCGGTGGCAGGTCCGCCACGATCAGCACAAGGTGCAGGTGGACGGGCTCGGGTCGCGCGTGGCCGAGGCGATGTTCTGCTATGTCATGAACGAGGACGAGTCGGCGCGGGCTTTCAGGTTGGTGCGGGGGTAG